One genomic region from SAR324 cluster bacterium encodes:
- a CDS encoding DUF5615 family PIN-like protein, producing MNGYLFDENLPKNIEISTTYAIIHVTDLGNSLTDSQIWEYAKQNNLVIVTKDTDFSDRIIISISPPKVIHLRFGNMKKRDFHAFLQRIWPQVESLIQNHRLVNIYLNQFECIK from the coding sequence ATGAACGGATATTTGTTTGATGAAAATTTACCGAAGAATATTGAGATCAGCACCACTTACGCAATCATCCATGTAACTGATCTGGGCAATAGCTTGACAGATTCACAAATCTGGGAATATGCCAAACAGAATAATTTGGTGATAGTGACAAAAGATACTGATTTCTCAGATAGAATTATTATTTCAATATCCCCACCCAAAGTGATTCACTTACGATTTGGAAACATGAAAAAGAGAGATTTTCATGCGTTTCTTCAGCGAATTTGGCCACAAGTTGAATCGTTAATACAAAATCATCGCCTTGTGAATATATATTTGAATCAGTTTGAATGTATTAAATAA
- a CDS encoding type II toxin-antitoxin system MqsA family antitoxin — MTCDICGQNSAQIRHLPRSYGKGEKLLVIENVPVVMCTQCGESYLTADTLHEIERIKLHRRNFAKQRNVSVAEFA; from the coding sequence ATTACCTGTGATATTTGTGGCCAAAATTCCGCACAAATACGACATCTTCCCAGAAGTTATGGCAAAGGTGAGAAGTTGTTAGTCATTGAAAATGTTCCTGTTGTCATGTGTACTCAATGTGGTGAAAGTTATCTGACAGCGGATACGCTTCATGAAATTGAACGAATCAAACTACATCGTAGAAATTTTGCCAAACAACGCAATGTGTCTGTTGCTGAGTTTGCATAA
- a CDS encoding DUF4258 domain-containing protein — protein MRDKIRFREYIMTTHAEEEMDDDNLTIFDVENVLLTGRIIEHQKDKQTQESKYLVRGQTMDGVNIAVIVTKFGLSGKLVILTVYVE, from the coding sequence ATGCGTGATAAAATTCGTTTTCGAGAATACATCATGACAACTCATGCTGAAGAAGAGATGGATGATGATAATTTGACTATTTTTGATGTAGAAAACGTGCTTCTTACAGGGCGAATTATCGAACATCAAAAAGATAAGCAAACTCAAGAATCCAAATACCTTGTTCGAGGTCAGACAATGGATGGCGTGAATATAGCCGTGATTGTGACCAAATTTGGACTTTCAGGCAAATTAGTGATTCTTACCGTTTATGTGGAGTAA
- a CDS encoding DUF433 domain-containing protein — protein MANDRISIIPDICNGRPTITGTRISVQTILEFLGAGDSIDSVLEEYPQLNRDDIYACIQYASKLMANRYEIQKIA, from the coding sequence ATGGCAAATGACAGAATCTCTATAATTCCTGATATATGTAATGGGCGACCAACCATAACAGGAACACGAATTAGTGTTCAAACCATCCTGGAGTTTTTAGGCGCGGGAGATTCGATTGATTCCGTGCTGGAAGAATATCCCCAATTAAATAGAGATGATATTTATGCTTGTATTCAATATGCCTCAAAATTAATGGCTAACCGTTATGAGATACAAAAGATCGCATGA
- a CDS encoding zinc ribbon domain-containing protein, which yields MKCTHCGFINKLDAKWCKHCKINLQSDNALMQSVTILHPSDNKSAIDASPDEQETKIPNPKLSKCKTCGQEVSKNATTCPHCGEQNPVKTKSSGCLLIIVGFIVFLFIVGLFSKNNNGGSSASAQVHCESFVKKNLKAPSTAQFASYSEVKISGYGDGPWTVIGYVDAQNSFGAKIRSTYTCTIHYSGDKIYLDNLQIF from the coding sequence ATGAAATGTACACATTGTGGATTTATCAATAAGCTTGATGCCAAATGGTGTAAACATTGTAAAATCAATTTACAGTCTGATAATGCTCTAATGCAATCAGTAACAATATTGCATCCCTCTGACAATAAATCCGCAATAGATGCCTCCCCAGATGAACAAGAAACCAAGATTCCAAATCCAAAATTAAGCAAATGCAAAACATGCGGTCAAGAAGTATCAAAAAATGCAACTACCTGTCCCCATTGTGGCGAACAGAACCCCGTCAAAACAAAGTCATCTGGTTGTCTATTAATTATTGTGGGATTTATTGTTTTTTTGTTTATTGTTGGTTTATTTTCCAAAAATAATAACGGTGGAAGTTCAGCATCTGCACAAGTCCATTGTGAGTCCTTTGTCAAAAAAAATCTGAAAGCACCATCAACGGCTCAATTTGCGTCATATTCTGAGGTGAAGATATCTGGCTATGGAGATGGGCCTTGGACAGTAATTGGATACGTTGACGCCCAAAATTCATTTGGTGCAAAGATACGCTCAACTTATACCTGTACAATCCATTACTCTGGTGACAAGATTTATTTAGATAACTTACAAATTTTTTGA